The stretch of DNA CAAAGGCCCTACCTGCACCTGAGTCGGTAGCTCCAGCCATTTTGAGTACTTCTGTTGTCAAACCCAGCGCTGGCTTTGATTTTGGAGGTAACAAGGACAGGAAGAATGACGCGGCTGCCAATAAGCTTGGCGATGACACAAAGCCGAAGCCGTTTTCGTTTGGTGGGGCAAAGGACGATGACAAATCAAAGCCTTCATTCTCAATTGGTGCTGGACCAAAGGATGGCGATAAACCGTTGCCTTCGTTCTCCTTTGCCGGTTCCAAGGATGGGGACAAGCCCAAACCTTCATTTTCGTTTGGTAGGGCCACCGGAGACTTCGACAAGGCGCCTAAACCCTCTGAAAGCAAGCCTTCGTTCTCTTTCGGCTCATCCAAGTCTGCAGAGGAGAAGCCCAATTTCTCACTTGGAGctgagaagaccaaggaaACAAACGAAACAAACACTAAACCGCACGAAACATCTTTCTCATTTggtgccaagaaggacgcaTCGGTAGCAGCACCTTCTTTCTCATTTGGGGCTAAGCctgaggagaagaagcccgaggagaagaagcccgaggagaagaaagatGCTCCTTCCTTTTCCTTTGGATCAAAGCCAGATTCGGAAAACAAGCCCGCTGCCGCTACGTTCTCGTTTGGAGCTAAGTCTGATTCTGCACCCAAGCCTCTCACTTTTGGCAGCAAGCCCCTGGATAAGGGAGACACGAACAAGCCCGCTGCTGAAGATAAGGCCGCTTCGAAGCCCATGTTTTCTTTCGGAAGCACCTCCAACACAGCATCAGGATCGACAGCAGCGACTACAGATAGTTCCAATCCCAGTACTATCACGTTTGGCGCCAATGCGCCCGAGGCACCCTCAGCTACTGAGAAGCCCCCATTCTCATTTGGCATCAAAAATGACACCAAGGACACTTCCACCGAGCCCGCAGCTCCCAAGCCTCTGTTGGGCGGATTTGGCACTCCCTCTACGCCTTCTGCACTCGGTGGAAAGAGAGCTGCCGACGACGGCGAGCATACAAGCAAAAAGCCCATGTTTGGCAGCTCCACTGAAAAGCTAGCAGCTCCATTTGGATCAGATGGCTCTTCAGACAACAAGGACGGGAGCTCGTCTGCACCCAAACCGTTCTCGTTCGGCTCGGGTACTGCTACACCTGTCAGCACAGGTTCTGGAACCTCTGCCCCTGTTGCCTTTGGTAACAACTCCGCGGTCACCACGAATGGTGGATCAGACAACAAGCCCTCTTTCTCatttggaggagaagctccAGCATCGTCCAAGCCAAGTTTTTCTTTTGGTGGGGCTGCTGCAACCAACGataagaaggaggaaaGCAAGCCCGCAGCATTCGGCAGTGCTGCTCCCTCGTTTTCCTTTGGAGGTGCCTCCAAGTCATCGTTTGGTGAGAGTAAGTCTTCGACCGCACAGGCTGCCAAGCCCGCAGCTACAGGATTCTCCTTTGGAGCGTCTAAAAGCACACCTGCGGCCACTCCTTCCGCTGCCCCCTCGTCTGGGTTCTCATTCAACAAGCCATCCAGCGAGAAGCCCATGTTCggtgcttcttccactACAGCTCCTAGCGCCGGTGGCctgtttggaggagacgcTTCTTCTACAGGTGCTTCAGCTCCCAGCTCTGGGGGTTTGTTCGGAGGAGCTTCATCTACCCCCAGCACTGGTGGCCTGTTTGGAAATTCCAGTAACACGTCCTCCGCTGGCATGTTTGGAGCCAAGCCCAGTGCTGAGAGTTCAGGAGGCTTCAAATTTGGCTCCACTACTAATGCATTCGGCAGCTCTAACAACGCTGCCTCTAGCTCTGCAGCCACCAACAACGCGACACCGGCAAGTTCTTTTGGTTTTGGAGGAGCCGCCCCCGCACAACCTGCGACCACGGGCTTTGGCTTTGGAGGTGCGCCCTCGAACACTGCATCCTCTTCTTTCGGCGCTACTGCTCCCGCCACCAACAGCTCTGGCGGTTTCAATTTTGGCGGTGCAGCTCCTGCAGGTGGAGCAGGCAACTTCAGTTTTGGCGGAATCGGCAGTGCAGGGTCAGCCGCGAATACCTTTGGTTTCAACGGAGGTGCTGCTGCCCCATCGACCCCCGGTACCCCTGCCAACAGCTTTGGTGCGAACACTGCGCCTGCTCCTCAAACTCCCAACTTTGGTTCTCCTGCACCTGTCCAGAACAACATGTTTGCCCAGGGTTTCGCCCCTGCTGGCGATGGATCGGGCAGAAAGATTGCACCGCTCCGAGCCAGGAATAGACGACGATAAACCAGGTGGGGCTATAATACTGTGTATAATAATGATTTGATGATTAAAGATTGTGTCTATCAGGTTGTATGCTGAGACCATGGCCAGCTCGTGTGACAAGCCGTTCTGCTGAACTGACGTCGTAAATTACAATGCCGACATGAAGTCAATCGAACGAGGACAGTACAGTAAACAAGACCACATGAAGTGATTGTACTATAGTAAAGAGACCACCGGAAGCCTGGAACATATGAGGCTGAGCAGAtcatgtatcgtacagGAGGTATtagagtacatacagtacgagtgtACGACACACCTGATTCTACTACAATTGGAACCAATGTTCTCGGAAAGTGTGTTGCAAGTGGATTGCAAGTGGTTGTATCAATTAGATACACATAAACATacaattactgtacagtatgtactgtacagtagttttCAACTGGGCGTCAAGTACAGGGTGCGTGTAACAAATACACATGCCACTTTGAGATCTGGATGGAGCGAGTGTGCTGAATGGTGTATCAGATGTACTTGGAAACAGGCAGATatctactacaagtactgtactgtacctgtagtaATATGACTCGATATCACATGTCTTTTTCAAGTTGTGACTTTGGTGAAGGTCGACACAGGCCAACGACGTAAATAAAGGGTTTCATTGTAGAGGCTGTTATGAGAAGTTTAAGAGGGAACGCTGGCCGTATAAGATATAAGAATTCCTTGTTCGCGTTCTGTAAGTACAATATTGTAGCTGAAAAACATTACGGCTACCTCGGCGTATCCGTAACACAACGAATTGGGATTAAGGTTTTAATCATCACCTGATACGGTTATCACCTGCAGTATCGGACACACAAATGGTTCTACAAGTTTTCGAAACCAGTGGGATCTGTAATAAATTGATTACAGTGTAATAGTTATACAAAGGGTATACCATAGACTAGTACCGGTTCAGGAGCCATTCTTTAGTACTCTGGTGTAATACAGGTGTTCgaagctacttgtagtacatgTGTTTCTTAGCGCTAAGATGGGGCTCCCCCTCTCCTTCCCCCCCCACAGCTTGTCTCACCAGCTTATCATGGTTGCTCACATTCTGACTGCCATGTGTGAATACGTAAAGCGTAGTAGTGACATATTGACTTGCTGCTTGCTGTGCCTCGAGGGTGGCAAGAAAGGATGTTTGCCAGCACTAGACATCTCTGGTGAGACAACACGGTGCAACCAACGGTGTCCCAAAGCTAATGCAATATGAAAGGTGGGGGGTAAACTGCTTGGAGACAGAAGCGTCATGTAAAAACACTCAGTGGGGGCACGGTAAGACAAATTTGGACCAAAAAAAGATGATGTGGGAAGGGTGGCGTATTGAGTGGCGACCCACCTGACGAGCTTACATGACATTGGAAATTATATTCGGGGTCTCATTACATGAACAACCGAGATG from Yarrowia lipolytica chromosome 1D, complete sequence encodes:
- a CDS encoding uncharacterized protein (Compare to YALI0D15840g, weakly similar to uniprot|P20676 Saccharomyces cerevisiae YOR098c NUP1 nuclear pore protein, similar to Saccharomyces cerevisiae NUP1 (YOR098C); ancestral locus Anc_2.186), yielding MKQDRTKRRLYTGPYDNPGRTSRIDSMQRHQDHLGDRGTDEGQATLKSLVSSLWSKFRGNSNSNTRQRRHSVAIEEGDTTAEIQRQQQENQHRVDNNDTNGIEDVVIEEDDVEVVEVDTAAFQVSTLGCDGRFETRPCDGNGLPVLTQWVNGDAASIINAYKAAMLEKQEVGQRPERKRLALGSPERDAEEEDDDYMTGALVLHKGDQYDDRNDEHYYYNNNDATSKMLSKSTAQKKQPNRYKVAIEARRAPARISKRPKYVDSETQTSSVPISRRLPWSVDLQSLPQERMSRPGFYSANFELSDEESEDEVEAQGNVTAEEIDNLNKPLPFDLKATFLKHRTPSKRAQKTDESSSPVYTLNRAATKATTKLVEDATATESVEEQPTKALPAPESVAPAILSTSVVKPSAGFDFGGNKDRKNDAAANKLGDDTKPKPFSFGGAKDDDKSKPSFSIGAGPKDGDKPLPSFSFAGSKDGDKPKPSFSFGRATGDFDKAPKPSESKPSFSFGSSKSAEEKPNFSLGAEKTKETNETNTKPHETSFSFGAKKDASVAAPSFSFGAKPEEKKPEEKKPEEKKDAPSFSFGSKPDSENKPAAATFSFGAKSDSAPKPLTFGSKPLDKGDTNKPAAEDKAASKPMFSFGSTSNTASGSTAATTDSSNPSTITFGANAPEAPSATEKPPFSFGIKNDTKDTSTEPAAPKPLLGGFGTPSTPSALGGKRAADDGEHTSKKPMFGSSTEKLAAPFGSDGSSDNKDGSSSAPKPFSFGSGTATPVSTGSGTSAPVAFGNNSAVTTNGGSDNKPSFSFGGEAPASSKPSFSFGGAAATNDKKEESKPAAFGSAAPSFSFGGASKSSFGESKSSTAQAAKPAATGFSFGASKSTPAATPSAAPSSGFSFNKPSSEKPMFGASSTTAPSAGGLFGGDASSTGASAPSSGGLFGGASSTPSTGGLFGNSSNTSSAGMFGAKPSAESSGGFKFGSTTNAFGSSNNAASSSAATNNATPASSFGFGGAAPAQPATTGFGFGGAPSNTASSSFGATAPATNSSGGFNFGGAAPAGGAGNFSFGGIGSAGSAANTFGFNGGAAAPSTPGTPANSFGANTAPAPQTPNFGSPAPVQNNMFAQGFAPAGDGSGRKIAPLRARNRRR